One genomic window of Conger conger chromosome 9, fConCon1.1, whole genome shotgun sequence includes the following:
- the krit1 gene encoding krev interaction trapped protein 1, whose amino-acid sequence MFDLKKQTMGDRDNAEDVFIAVIRPKNIVSLNSKEYKAKAYEILLIEVPLEGKEKKRKKVLLGTKIQTDGDVSTSILQYVDETTKPISNNQGFIGKRVVYMKKFPLDGENAGQEASLFVVPINVKDNSKPICTPGTPSFYCLQDIMRVCNETSAHFSSVTSKMLLALDKWLAEQHLVPHAVPALFRPSPADRVKTDVSNPAYTTESKHLDVTLHMGYTALEIKSKMMSLEKADMCIQNPLYGSDLQYTNRVDKVIINPYFGLGAPDYSKIQIPKREKWQHSMSNVTEDKERQWVDDFPLHRSACEGDTDLLSKLLDSGFSVKQLDSDHWAPIHYTCWYGKVEATKLLLEKGNCNPNLLNGQLSSPLHFAAGGGHSVIVQLLLQHPEIDRHIEDQQKRSPLQVCEENKQNEWEEAAKQLKQANNKPYEKVRIYRMDGSYRSVELKHGNNTSVRQIMEGMRLSQETQQYFTIWICSENLNLQLKPYHKPLQHLRIWTEIVTDLTVLDPQRETPQLFLRRDVCLPLDVEKKVEDPLSILILFDEARHCLLKGFYPSPDSKLITLASLLLQIIYGNYESKKHKQGFLNEENLKSIVPISKVKSKAHHWTNRILHEYKNLSTSEGVSKEMHHLQHLFLQNCWDIPTYGAAFFTGQVFTKASSSNHKVIHVYVAVNTKGLHLMNMETKMLLISLTYGTFMWQLGQADQYFHIHSPENKINFIVHTKQAGLVVKLLMKLGGQITANDRNLDKYAYV is encoded by the exons ATGTTTGATTTGAAGAAGCAAACAATGGGAGACAGAGATAATGCTGAGGATGTGTTTATCGCTGTAATTCGTCCAAAGAATATAGTCAGCCTGAACTCCAAAGAATACAAGGCTAAAGCTTATGAA ATACTTTTAATAGAAGTCCCTCTAGAAGggaaggaaaagaaaaggaagaaggttCTGTTGGGGACCAAAATCCAAACAGACGGTGACGTTTCCACATCTATTCTGCAGTATGTTGATGAAACAACCAAACCTATATCCAACAACCAGGGTTTCATAG GAAAGCGTGTGGTGTACATGAAGAAATTCCCTCTTGATGGGGAAAACGCGGGGCAAGAAGCCTCTTTATTTGTTGTGCCAATTAATGTGAAAG ACAATAGTAAGCCCATATGCACTCCTGGGACTCCATCTTTCTATTGTCTTCAAGATATAATGCGGGTGTGCAATGAGACCAGCGCCCACTTCTCATCCGTGACTTCAAAGATGCTTCTAGCCTTGGACAA GTGGCTAGCAGAGCAGCACCTTGTTCCCCATGCGGTCCCTGCCCTGTTCCGGCCCTCCCCAGCAGACCGGGTGAAGACGGATGTCAGCAATCCAGCTTACACCACAGAGAGCAAGCATCTCGACGTCACGCTGCATATGGGGTACACGGCCCTCGAGATCAAGAGCAAGATGATGTCGCTGGAGAAAGCGGACATGTGCATCCAGAACCCTCTTTATGGTTCTGACCTGCAGTACACAAACAGA GTAGATAAAGTTATCATTAACCCGTACTTCGGCCTGGGTGCTCCAGATTACTCCAAAATACAGATACCCAAAAGGGAGAAGTGGCAGCATAGCATGAGCAACGTGACAGAAGACAA AGAGCGCCAGTGGGTGGATGATTTCCCCCTGCACCGTAGCGCATGCGAAGGTGACACAGACCTGCTTTCCAAACTCCTGGACAGTGGCTTCTCTGTCAAACAGCTAGACAGCGACCACTGGGCCCCCATTCACTACACATGCTG GTATGGCAAGGTGGAGGCAACAAAGTTGTTGCTGGAGAAGGGGAACTGTAACCCTAACCTGCTGAACGGGCAGCTGAGCTCACCCCTGCACTTTGCTGCTGGGGGAGGCCACTCTGTGATCGTacagctcctcctgcagcacCCCGAAATAGACAGG CATATTGAAGATCAGCAGAAAAGATCCCCATTGCAGGTCTGTGAGGAGAACAAACAGAATGAGTGGGaggaagcagcaaaacagctcAAACAAGCCAATAACAAGCCT TACGAAAAGGTACGGATCTATCGCATGGACGGTTCATATCGCTCAGTGGAGCTGAAGCACGGGAACAACACCTCGGTGCGGCAGATCATGGAGGGCATGCGTCTGTCTCAGGAAACCCAGCAGTACTTCACCATCTGGATCTGCTCTGAAAACCTGA ACCTGCAGCTGAAGCCATACCACAAACCTCTGCAGCACCTGCGCATTTGGACAGAGATTGTCACGGACCTCACTGTGCTGGATCCTCAGCGAGAGACACCACAGCTCTTTCTGCGAAGGGACGTCTGCCTTCCTCTCGATGTGGAGAAGAAG GTTGAAGACCCTCTATCAATCCTCATCCTGTTTGATGAAGCTCGGCACTGCCTACTGAAGGGCTTTTACCCCTCGCCTGACAGCAAGCTCATCACACTGGCTAGCCTGCTGCTGCAGATCATCTATGGAAACTATGAGAGCAAGAAACACAAGCAAGGATTTCTCAA TGAGGAAAATCTGAAATCAATAGTTCCAATATCCAAGGTAAAAAGCAAAGCACACCATTGGACAAACAGGATCCTTCATGAATACAAG AACCTCAGCACAAGTGAAGGTGTGAGCAAAGAGATGCACCATCTCCAGCACCTATTCCTCCAGAACTGCTGGGACATCCCCACCTATGGAGCAGCCTTCTTCACCGGCCAGGTCTTCACCAAGGCCAGCTCGAGTAACCACAAGGTCATCCACGTGTACGTCGCGGTCAACACCAAAGGCTTACATCTGATGAACATGGAGACCAAG ATGCTGCTCATAAGTCTGACGTATGGCACTTTCATGTGGCAGCTGGGCCAGGCAGACCAGTATTTCCACATCCACAGcccagaaaataaaatcaacttCATTGTGCACACGAAACAG GCTGGTCTGGTTGTGAAGCTCCTAATGAAGTTGGGTGGACAAATAACAGCAAATGACCGAAACTTAGACAAGTATGCATATGTATGA
- the LOC133136273 gene encoding cytosolic non-specific dipeptidase-like, with protein sequence MSFLPALFKYVDEHQEIYVERLAQWVAVQSVSAWPEKRGEINKMMEMAAKDIEKLGGTVELVDIGKQKLPSGEEIPLPPIVLGSLGSDPGKKTVCIYGHLDVQPASIDDGWDSEPFTLEEKDGKLYGRGSTDDKGPVLAWFNCIEAYQKIKQELPINIKFCFEGMEESGSEGLDDLVFARKDSFLKDVDYVCISDNYWLGKTKPCITYGLRGICYFFIEMECCDKDLHSGVFGGSVHEAMTDLIALMGSLVDKKGKILVPGMYDDVAPETQEEMKLYEKIDFDVDEYRRDVGACKLLHNSKEQVLMHRWRYPSLSLHGIEGAFSEGGAKTVIPRKVIGKFSIRLVPDMDPKKVEKQVISHLQSKFSELESPNKLKVYMGHGAKAWVSDFNHPHYMAGRKAMKTVFGVEPDLTREGGSIPVALTFQEATGRNVMLLPMGCSDDGAHSQNEKLNRSNYIMGTKMLGAYFHEVSQLQ encoded by the exons ATGTCATTCCTTCCAGCATTGTTTAAGTATGTGGACGAACACCAGGAGATCTACGTTGAg CGTTTGGCACAGTGGGTTGCTGTGCAGAGCGTTTCAGCCTGGCCAGAGAAGCGTGGGGAGATCAATAAGATGATGGAAATGGCTGCCAAGGATATTGAGAAACTGGGAGGGACAGTGGAGCTGGTGGACATTGGCAAACAAAAG CTTCCGAGTGGAGAAGAAATCCCTTTGCCGCCAATTGTCCTCGGATCTCTCGGCTCAGACCCAGGAAAGAAGACTGTGTGCATCTATGGTCACCTGGATGTTCAGCCAGCCAGCATTGATGATGGCTGGGATTCTGAGCCCTTCACATTGGAGGAGAAGGATG GGAAGTTGTATGGACGAGGCTCCACTGATGACAAAGGCCCGGTGCTAGCCTGGTTTAACTGCATCGAGGCttatcagaaaataaaacag GAACTACCAATCAACATCAAGTTCTGCTTCGAAGGAATGGAGGAGTCCGGGTCAGAGGGCCTGGACGACCTGGTGTTTGCCAGAAAAGATTCCTTCTTGAAGGATGTGGATTATGTCTGCATTTCAGACAACTATTGGCTGGGAAAGACCAAACCCTGCATCACATACGGCCTCAGAGGCATCTGCTACTTCTTCATCGAG ATGGAATGCTGTGATAAAGACCTCCACTCTGGTGTTTTTGGGGGCTCTGTTCATGAAGCTATGACTGACCTTATCGCACTGATGG GGTCGCTGGTGGATAAAAAAGGTAAAATCCTGGTCCCGGGGATGTATGATGACGTGGCCCCTGAAACACAGGAAGAGATGAAGCTTTATGAGAAAATTGACTTTGACGTGGATGAGTACCGCAGGGATGTGGGGGCATGCAAATTGCTCCACAACAGCAAG GAGCAAGTCCTGATGCACCGCTGGAGGtacccttctctttctctccatggCATCGAGGGGGCCTTCTCAGAAGGAGGGGCAAAAACGGTCATCCCCCGCAAAGTTATTGGCAAGTTTTCCATCCGCCTGGTACCTGACATGGACCCCAAGAAGGTGGAGAAGCAG GTAATAAGCCACCTGCAGAGTAAATTTTCTGAGCTGGAGAGCCCGAACAAGCTAAAGGTGTATATGGGCCATGGGGCAAAGGCTTGGGTGTCTGACTTCAACCATCCCCATTACATGGCTGGGAGGAAGGCCATGAAAACAG TGTTCGGAGTAGAACCAGACCTGACTCGCGAAGGTGGGAGCATTCCCGTCGCCCTCACCTTCCAAGAGGCCACCGGACGAAACGTCATGCTGCTGCCTATGGGGTGCTCTGATGACGGAGCACACTCCCAGAATGAGAAGCTGAACAG GTCCAACTACATCATGGGAACAAAGATGCTGGGTGCTTACTTCCATGAAGTTTCTCAGCTACAGTAA